The Paraburkholderia agricolaris genome includes the window GCCAGCGTCTTCTTACGCCCAATCCGTTCCGCGAGCGGCGGCAACGCGAGACAACCGAGAATCGTTGCGATCGACAGCAAGCCGGTTGCCAGCGAGGCCGTCCTGATTGCGTCGTTCTTCGTCATACCGGCCTTGGTGGCCAGCTGAATCACCGCTGAGGGCTCGTAGACCGCACCCGCCCACAAACCGACGATCGCGATCGTCAACAGAATGCACGCAACCCATGTGCGGCGCCGATACGTCGGCCCGAGGATTTCGCGCAGCGGTTTGGCACGCACGGTGCGCTCCTCGGCCTTCTGCCACTTCTCCGATTCCTTCACACGCAGCAGCACCAGAATCGCGACCACGACCGGCACCGCGCCGGTCAGGAACATCGCGCGCCAGCCGAAATGCACGCCGATCGTGTAGTTGAGCGCCGCCGCCAGAAAGAACCCCGCGTAGTAGCCCGTTTGCAGATACCCGGCGCCCATCTTGCGGCGATCTTCCGGCCATGCCTCGGCCACATACGTGCCCGCCAGCGCCCACTCGCCGCCGATCCCCACGCCGGCAATGAAGCGATAGATGGCGAGTTCCCATACGTTGTGCGACGTCGCAGCCAGTCCCGTGAAAATGGCGAAGGTGAAAATGGTGCCCGCCAGCACCTTGGTGCGGCCGAAGCGATCCGCCAACGGCCCCCAGATGAACGACAGCCCCCAGCCGACCAGGAATAGCGCAAACAGAATCGAACCGGCAAGGCCGACATTCGCGGGCGTCGCCGCATAGCCCGAGCGCGGCAGCAGTTCGGTCAACGCCGGCGTCAACACAAGCGCGTAGATGAACGAATCCATCCCGTCGAGCGTCCAGCCGGCCCACGCGCCCCAAAACCCCGCGATCTGCGAACGATTGAGCGGCGTACGGCGCCGCGCGGCCGACGTGCGGTCGGTTAGTGAACTCATCATGCTCCTCCAGCCCTGCGGTTGACGTACGTGTCTGACATAAAGGAAACGACGGGATGGTGCGCTTGCCGATGACTCGATTCGCCTCGTATAACGTCGAGAGATACAACGCAGGAAGAGCATCGCAGCCGGCCGGTGGTCAAAAACTTTCCGGGTTTGCCCGCCTGTAAATGACGCATTTTCATATATAATATTTGATATCATGAACGATGCAACAGATGGTTTTCCCCTGGACGCCCAGGCGCGCAGCCCGCTTCTACCGGTAGCAGCGCCCCGTGAGAGCATGTCCCACGTGATCGCGGAGGCGCTGCGCGCGGCGATTGTCGACGGCAGCCTGGCGCCTGGTGCGCCGCTGCGGCAGGACGCGATCGCCCGGCATTTCTCGGTCAGCGCAATTCCCGTGCGCGAAGCCTTGCGCCAGCTCGAAAGCGAAGGCTGGACGAGAACTGCCGTGCACAAAGGCGCGAGCGTCGCCCCTTTATCGGCGGACGAAGCACGCGAGATCTATGAGATCCGCTCCGCGCTGGAGAGCCTCGCCATCGGCCTCGCGATTCCGAATCACACCGCCGCCACGCTGCGCGAATCCGCCGCGCTCTGCCGCGCCGCCGAGCGCGAGCCGGACCCGTCGCTGTACGTCGCGCGTAATGTGGCCTTTCATATGAGCCTGTATGCGCCCGCCGTCCGTCCGCAACTCGAGGACATGATCGGCACCCTGCACCGGCGCGGCGAACGGTATCTGCGCCTGAAGTTCGGTTTGCCGTCGTACAAGGGCGAGTCGGACAATGAACACGTCGCCCTGCTCGATGCGGTACAGCGCCGCGATATTCCTGCTGCACAGTCGCTGGTTGTCGCGCATCTGCTCGGCACCGGCGAGCTGCTCCATCGTTTTCTGACCGAACGCGCGCAAGCGGAAGCCGCGCTTGCGAATCAACCCAAGCCGCGCGCCAGACGCACGCGCACCACCGGGAGCTGAATCCGCCGATGAACCACCCCGCCGAAGCCACTGAAGCGTCCATCGCCACGCGCTCCTGGACGACCCGCCGCGACGAAAAGAACCGTCGCCTCGCGGCCATTGCACCGTGGCTGGAAGACGGCATCCTGCCGACCAACCGCATCGTCGATGCACTCGAAACACTGATTCAACCTGGAGACCGCGTCGCACTCGAAGGCGACAACCAGAAACAGGCCGACTTCCTGTCCCGCTCGTTTGCCAAGGTCGATCCGCAAAAGATCCACGACGTGCATCTGCTGATTTCGAGCATCAGTCGTCCTGAGCATCTAACACTGTTCGAACGCGGTATCACGCACAAGGTCGATTTCTCGTTTGCCGGGCCGCAGAGTTTGCGCGTCGCGCAGTTGCTCGAAGATGGCCAACTGGAAATCGGCGCGATCTATACGTACGTCGAGTTGTACGCACGCATGTTCGTCGACCTCACGCCGCACGTCGCGCTGCTGTGCGCGGAGAAGGCCGACCGTCACGGCAACCTGTACACCGGTCCGAACACCGAAGACACGCCGACCATTGCCGAAGCCGCCGCGTTCCGGCATGGCATCGTGATCGTGCAGGTCAATGAGATCGTCGACGAACTGCCGCGCGTCGATATCCCGGGTTCGTGGGTCGATGTGGTCGTGCAGGCGGATCGGCCCTTCGCGGTCGAACCGCTGTTCACGCGCGACCCGCGGCATATCGGCGATCTGCAGGTGCTCACCGCGATGATGGTGATTCGCGGCATCTACGAACCGTACGGCGTGAGTTCGTTGAATCACGGTATCGGCTTCGATACCGCGGCGATCGAATTGTTGCTGCCCACGTATGGCGAATCGCTCGGCCTGAAAGGCAAAATCTGCCGCAACTGGACCCTTAATCCGCATCCCACCATGATCCCCGCGATCGAATCGGGATGGGTCGACAGCATCCATTGCTTCGGTAGCGAAGTCGGCATGGAGGCGTATATCGAAGCGCGTCCTGACGTATTTTTCACGGGCAACGACGGCAGCCTGCGCTCGAACCGCGTGCTGTGCCAACTGGCCGGTCAATACGGTGTCGATCTGTTTATCGGCTCGACCTTGCAGATCGACGCGGACGCGAATTCATCGACGGTCACGCGCGGACGTCTTGCCGGTTTCGGCGGTGCGCCGAACATGGGCCACGATCCGCGCGGCCGGCGTCATTCGAGCGAAGCATGGCTCAAGCTGCTGAAGAACCAGGGTCCGGTCTCGCGCGGGCAAAAGCTGGTCGTGCAGATGGCCGAAACGTACAAGAAAGGCGGCGAACCGACTTTCGTCGATGAACTCGACGCGGTCGCTGTCGGCGCGAAAAGCGGCATGCCGATTGCACCTGTGATGATCTACGGCGACGACGTGAGCCATGTCGTCACGGAGGAAGGCATCGCGTATCTGCACAAGGCCGAAGGAATCGACGAGCGGCGTGCGGCGCTGGCTGCGGTGGCCGGTGTGACGCCGATCGGGTTGCGCGCGAAGCCGGAGAAGACGGCCGAGTTACGTCGGCGCGGCATCGTCGCGTATCCGGAGGACCTCGGCATTCGGCGCGGCGAAGCGAAGCGTTCGCTGCTGGCGGCACGCAGCATCGACGATCTGGTGACGTGGTCGGGTGGCCTGTACGCGCCGCCGGCCCGCTTCAGGAGCTGGTAACAATGGCGCCTGCTGCTTTGCTCGAACGCGAGGCCGGCGCCATGCCGGCGATGCAAGCTGAATGCATGCCCCGCACCGCTGCATTGACTGACCGAAAGACGGCCGGCGTCGGAATACGCACGGCACTCTCCGATACGCAACTTGCGCACTACGCCGTCACCGCGCTAATCGAAGAAGCGCAACTTACGCCGAAGCCCGCGTTAGTCGACCGGCGCGGCAGCGGCGCGCATCGCGACCTCGATCTCGCCACCATGCTGCGCTCGGCACACACGCTCGAACCGACCTTCGCGGCGCTGGCACGCGCAGCACGCCAGCGCCGCGAACCCTCCGCGCTGTTGCGTGCCGAACTCGCGCAAATCGGCCGCGCCGGCGAGCAGAACATGTTGCATGCCACTGGCGGCAGCAACGCACATCGCGGCGCAATCTGGATTGTCGGCTTGCTGGTGGCAGGTGCATCGATGTCAAGCAGTGCCACGCGTTTGAACGCGCCCAAGATTTGCACGCTCGCCGCGCGGATTGCGTGCTTCCCGGATCGCTTCGCCGCTCCCACCGATAGTCACGGCGAACGCGCGCGGCAGCGCTATCAGGTGGGTGGCGCGCGCCGTGAGGCACAGGACGGTTTCCCGCACGTCATCGATATCGGTTTGCCCGCGTTGCACGCGGCGCGAGCCAACGGTGTCGACGAAAACGCCGCGCGCATCGACGCCCTGCTCTCGATCATGGCCTCACTCGACGACACCTGCCTGCTGCATCGCGCGGGTTTGCCTGGTTTGCACGCTGCGCAGCACGGCGCTCACCGTGTGCTGGAGGCCGGCGGAAGTTCGACGCCGGACGGCCAGGCCGCCTTCGTGGCACTGGAACACGCACTGCTGTCGCTCAACGCATCCCCTGGCGGCGCAGCCGATCTGCTCGCCGCCACTCTCTTTCTCGACATGCTGGCGCATCACGACGCCGCTGGGAGCTCAGCCTCATGGAACATCTAACCTTCGACTATCCGGCGCAACGCGCCGTCACGACCCGCGCGCATGTCGGCGTAGTCGGCTCGGGCGATCTGGAAGTCCTGCTGTCGCCTGCCGAAACCAGTGCGGCCCTGAGCGCGCATGTGGTTGTGCGGACCAGCGTCGACGGTTACAGCCACATCTGGAAGAGCGTGCTCGACCGCTTCTTCAGCCGTTACGACGGTGCCGCGCAAATCGAAATCAACGACTTCGGCGCGACACCCGGCGTCGTGGCGCTGCGGCTCGCGGAAGCCATCGAAGCGGCGCAACAGGGGGACGACGCATGAACACCGCCGCCACCGCGCGTTCCGCGCCCATGCTGCTTGACAGCTTCATTGAACTGCCCGCGCGCGAACGTGCCCGCGCGCTGCTCGACGCGGGCACGTTCCGCGAACTGCTCGGACCGTTCGACAAAATCGAATCGCCATGGCTGCCGCTGCAAGGTGTCGTCTGCCAGGCGGATGACGGCTGCGTGATCGCGCGCGGCACCATTGACGGCGAACCGGCCGTGGTCGCCGCGATCGAGTCCGCGTTCCAGGGCGGCAGTATCGGCGAAGTCTCGGGCAGCAAGATCGCCGCTGCGCTCACCATGGCCTTGCGCGACTGCGAACGCGGCAAGATCGTCCGCCCCGTCGTGCTGTTCGAGACCGGTGGCGTGCGGCTTCAGGAAGCCAATCTCGGCCTCGCGGTAATCGCCGAGATTCAGGCCGCGATCGTCGCGTTGCGCCGGCATGTGCCGGTAGTCGGTGTGATCGCGGGAATGGTCGGTTGCTTTGGCGGCATGTCGCTGGCGGCGGCCTTGTGTTCGTATCTGGTCGTGACGAGGCAAGGACGGCTCGGCATGAACGGTCCCGAAGTCATCGAACAGGAAGCCGGTATCGAAGAACTCGACTCGAGCGACCGGCGCCGCGTGTGGCAATTGATCGGCGGCGAACAAAGAGCCGCGACCGCGCTCGCCGATCAACTGGTCGACGACGCTACAGACACCGTGCGCGCAGCCGTGCACGCCGCGTTCAGCCAGGGACTGCCAACCGCGCACCGCAGCGAACAGGTCGATATTTTCCTCGAGCGCCTCGCGCAGATCGACCCGGCCAGTGTGACACCTGAAACGATGCGTGACGTGTACAACCCATCTGCGCAAAACAACGCGCGCAAGGAGCAGGCATGAGCGATACCTCCCTCAGCCGCGGCGCGCGCTGGTTCCATGCGCTGGCCGGCGAACCGTCCAGCAAGGCGCCCGTATGGAGCGCCGATGCGTCGCTCGGCGGTGAGACCGCGCGCTTCATTGCGGTGGTCCCCGATCCCGACAATCGCTTTGCGCGCGCCACCGACAATGTCGTCGGTCTCGAACAAGGCTGGCAGCTCGCGCGCGCGGTACGCGAGGCCATCGCGCAGGACGAAACGAGCGGCACGCGCCGCCCGATCGTCGCGATCGTCGACGTCAAAAGTCAGGCGTATGGCTACCGCGAAGAGATGCTCGGCATTCACCTCGCGTGCGCGGCCGCGGTCGATGCGTACGCGACGGCGCGCGACGCCGGGCATCCGGTGATCGCGCTGATCGTCGGGCCCGCCATGTCCGGCGCGTTCCTCGCGCACGGCTATCAGGCCAACCGGATCGTCGCCCTCGACGCGCCGGGCACGATGGTTCATGCGATGGGCAAGGAAGCAGCCGCCCGGGTCACGCGGCGCACCGTCGAAGCCCTCGACGCGCTCGGCGAAACGATTGTGCCGATGTCGTACTCGATGACGTCGTTTGCCAAGCTTGGCCTGCTCGATCAACTGATCGAAAACGTCGACGCCGATGCACCGGATGCCGCGCAGATCGAGCACGTGCGTCAGGTGCTCACTGGGCAGATTCGCAGCGCCCGCGAAGGTCGGCGCGATCTTTCGCACCGCCTCGAATCGGCAGCGGCGCAGAAGAATCGCGCGGCGTCGATCGAAGTGCGGCGGCGTCTGGCCGAACAATGGGACGCTGCGTAATGCAGGTCTGCGCAACGCCACCGTTCGCGGCCGCTCACGCGCTGTCGTGCGATGCGCGTTGGCGGCCGCATGATCTGTTGCGTCTGAACCGCTTACCGCGCTTCGATAACGAACCGGCATGGGTGCGCGAATCTTTCGAGCGCGCGCCATACGCGGTCGTGAGACGCGCGCTGGCCGCGGACGGCTTCGTGGCGATCGGCGTGCGCGGTATGGAACGGCCGCAGCGTTACGGCACGTGGGTGCATCTGGACGATATCGAAACTGCCATTTCGCCGGAGGCGTTAGCCGGGCGCAGTCCTCTTGCGGGGCGCAATGCGTTGCCCGCTTTTGCGGCCCTTGCC containing:
- the mdcA gene encoding malonate decarboxylase subunit alpha, coding for MNHPAEATEASIATRSWTTRRDEKNRRLAAIAPWLEDGILPTNRIVDALETLIQPGDRVALEGDNQKQADFLSRSFAKVDPQKIHDVHLLISSISRPEHLTLFERGITHKVDFSFAGPQSLRVAQLLEDGQLEIGAIYTYVELYARMFVDLTPHVALLCAEKADRHGNLYTGPNTEDTPTIAEAAAFRHGIVIVQVNEIVDELPRVDIPGSWVDVVVQADRPFAVEPLFTRDPRHIGDLQVLTAMMVIRGIYEPYGVSSLNHGIGFDTAAIELLLPTYGESLGLKGKICRNWTLNPHPTMIPAIESGWVDSIHCFGSEVGMEAYIEARPDVFFTGNDGSLRSNRVLCQLAGQYGVDLFIGSTLQIDADANSSTVTRGRLAGFGGAPNMGHDPRGRRHSSEAWLKLLKNQGPVSRGQKLVVQMAETYKKGGEPTFVDELDAVAVGAKSGMPIAPVMIYGDDVSHVVTEEGIAYLHKAEGIDERRAALAAVAGVTPIGLRAKPEKTAELRRRGIVAYPEDLGIRRGEAKRSLLAARSIDDLVTWSGGLYAPPARFRSW
- a CDS encoding malonate decarboxylase subunit delta — its product is MEHLTFDYPAQRAVTTRAHVGVVGSGDLEVLLSPAETSAALSAHVVVRTSVDGYSHIWKSVLDRFFSRYDGAAQIEINDFGATPGVVALRLAEAIEAAQQGDDA
- a CDS encoding GntR family transcriptional regulator, which translates into the protein MNDATDGFPLDAQARSPLLPVAAPRESMSHVIAEALRAAIVDGSLAPGAPLRQDAIARHFSVSAIPVREALRQLESEGWTRTAVHKGASVAPLSADEAREIYEIRSALESLAIGLAIPNHTAATLRESAALCRAAEREPDPSLYVARNVAFHMSLYAPAVRPQLEDMIGTLHRRGERYLRLKFGLPSYKGESDNEHVALLDAVQRRDIPAAQSLVVAHLLGTGELLHRFLTERAQAEAALANQPKPRARRTRTTGS
- the mdcE gene encoding biotin-independent malonate decarboxylase subunit gamma, whose translation is MSDTSLSRGARWFHALAGEPSSKAPVWSADASLGGETARFIAVVPDPDNRFARATDNVVGLEQGWQLARAVREAIAQDETSGTRRPIVAIVDVKSQAYGYREEMLGIHLACAAAVDAYATARDAGHPVIALIVGPAMSGAFLAHGYQANRIVALDAPGTMVHAMGKEAAARVTRRTVEALDALGETIVPMSYSMTSFAKLGLLDQLIENVDADAPDAAQIEHVRQVLTGQIRSAREGRRDLSHRLESAAAQKNRAASIEVRRRLAEQWDAA
- a CDS encoding MFS transporter — its product is MSSLTDRTSAARRRTPLNRSQIAGFWGAWAGWTLDGMDSFIYALVLTPALTELLPRSGYAATPANVGLAGSILFALFLVGWGLSFIWGPLADRFGRTKVLAGTIFTFAIFTGLAATSHNVWELAIYRFIAGVGIGGEWALAGTYVAEAWPEDRRKMGAGYLQTGYYAGFFLAAALNYTIGVHFGWRAMFLTGAVPVVVAILVLLRVKESEKWQKAEERTVRAKPLREILGPTYRRRTWVACILLTIAIVGLWAGAVYEPSAVIQLATKAGMTKNDAIRTASLATGLLSIATILGCLALPPLAERIGRKKTLAIYFVGMAVAIAGSFGWAFYLPNGLAPFIAWLFVLGFFGGNFALFSLWLPEQFETRVRATAFAFCTSFGRFIGAGVNFLLGAAVLHMHTLGVPVALTALAFVAGLFVIPFAPETKGEVLPQ
- a CDS encoding biotin-independent malonate decarboxylase subunit beta; amino-acid sequence: MNTAATARSAPMLLDSFIELPARERARALLDAGTFRELLGPFDKIESPWLPLQGVVCQADDGCVIARGTIDGEPAVVAAIESAFQGGSIGEVSGSKIAAALTMALRDCERGKIVRPVVLFETGGVRLQEANLGLAVIAEIQAAIVALRRHVPVVGVIAGMVGCFGGMSLAAALCSYLVVTRQGRLGMNGPEVIEQEAGIEELDSSDRRRVWQLIGGEQRAATALADQLVDDATDTVRAAVHAAFSQGLPTAHRSEQVDIFLERLAQIDPASVTPETMRDVYNPSAQNNARKEQA
- a CDS encoding triphosphoribosyl-dephospho-CoA synthase; amino-acid sequence: MAPAALLEREAGAMPAMQAECMPRTAALTDRKTAGVGIRTALSDTQLAHYAVTALIEEAQLTPKPALVDRRGSGAHRDLDLATMLRSAHTLEPTFAALARAARQRREPSALLRAELAQIGRAGEQNMLHATGGSNAHRGAIWIVGLLVAGASMSSSATRLNAPKICTLAARIACFPDRFAAPTDSHGERARQRYQVGGARREAQDGFPHVIDIGLPALHAARANGVDENAARIDALLSIMASLDDTCLLHRAGLPGLHAAQHGAHRVLEAGGSSTPDGQAAFVALEHALLSLNASPGGAADLLAATLFLDMLAHHDAAGSSASWNI